From Streptomyces sp. TLI_053, a single genomic window includes:
- the gdhA gene encoding NADP-specific glutamate dehydrogenase — protein MPATPVPVASHHAEDPALESLLAEVLRRNAGEPEFHQAVREVLETLGPVLAARPELVEARIVERIVEPERQVMFRVPWTDDRGRVHVNRGFRVEFNSALGPYKGGLRFHPSVNLGIVKFLGFEQIFKNALTGLGIGGGKGGSDFDPKGRSDAEIMRFCQSFMTELYRHLGEHTDVPAGDIGVGGREIGYLFGQYKRITNRYEAGVLTGKGIGWGGSQARTEATGYGCVLFTAEMLRARGEELDGLRVAVSGSGNVALYAIEKARQLGATVVTASDSTGFVVDEKGIDLDLLKEVKEVRRGRLTEYAERRGSHVKYQEGTGVWSVPVDVALPCATQNELAGPDALALVRGGVRAVAEGANMPTTPEAVRVFQEAGVAFGPGKAANAGGVATSALEMQQNASRDAWSFERTEERLAAIMRGIHDSCHTTAEKYGRPGDYVLGANIAGFELVADAMLAQGLI, from the coding sequence ATGCCGGCTACCCCTGTGCCCGTCGCGTCCCACCACGCCGAGGACCCCGCCCTCGAGTCGCTGCTCGCCGAGGTGCTGCGCCGCAACGCCGGCGAGCCCGAGTTCCACCAGGCCGTGCGGGAGGTGCTGGAGACGCTCGGTCCGGTGCTGGCGGCACGGCCGGAGCTGGTCGAGGCGCGGATCGTCGAGCGGATCGTGGAGCCCGAGCGGCAGGTGATGTTCCGGGTGCCGTGGACCGACGACCGGGGCCGGGTGCACGTCAACCGGGGTTTCCGGGTGGAGTTCAACAGCGCGCTCGGCCCGTACAAGGGCGGGCTGCGGTTCCACCCCTCGGTGAACCTCGGGATCGTGAAGTTCCTCGGCTTCGAGCAGATCTTCAAGAACGCGCTGACCGGCCTGGGCATCGGCGGCGGCAAGGGCGGCTCGGACTTCGACCCCAAGGGCCGTTCGGACGCCGAGATCATGCGCTTCTGCCAGTCCTTCATGACCGAGCTGTACCGCCACCTCGGCGAGCACACCGACGTCCCGGCCGGGGACATCGGCGTCGGCGGCCGGGAGATCGGCTACCTGTTCGGCCAGTACAAGCGGATCACCAACCGCTACGAGGCGGGCGTGCTGACCGGCAAGGGCATCGGCTGGGGCGGCTCCCAGGCCAGGACCGAGGCCACCGGCTACGGCTGCGTGCTGTTCACCGCCGAGATGCTGCGCGCCCGGGGCGAGGAGCTGGACGGCCTGCGGGTCGCCGTCTCCGGCTCCGGCAACGTCGCGCTGTACGCGATCGAGAAGGCCCGGCAGCTCGGCGCGACCGTGGTCACCGCCTCCGACTCCACCGGCTTCGTGGTGGACGAGAAGGGCATCGACCTCGACCTGCTGAAGGAGGTCAAGGAGGTCCGCCGCGGCCGGCTCACCGAGTACGCCGAGCGGCGCGGCAGCCACGTCAAGTACCAGGAGGGCACCGGCGTCTGGAGCGTCCCGGTGGACGTGGCGCTGCCCTGCGCGACCCAGAACGAGCTGGCCGGGCCGGACGCGCTGGCCCTGGTCCGGGGCGGGGTGCGGGCGGTCGCCGAGGGCGCCAACATGCCGACCACGCCGGAGGCGGTGCGGGTGTTCCAGGAGGCCGGGGTGGCCTTCGGGCCGGGCAAGGCCGCCAACGCCGGCGGCGTCGCGACCAGTGCGCTGGAGATGCAGCAGAACGCCTCCCGCGACGCGTGGTCCTTCGAGCGGACGGAGGAGCGGCTGGCCGCGATCATGCGCGGCATCCACGACTCCTGCCACACCACGGCGGAGAAGTACGGCCGTCCCGGGGACTACGTCCTGGGCGCCAACATCGCCGGCTTCGAGCTGGTGGCGGACGCGATGCTGGCGCAGGGCCTGATCTGA
- a CDS encoding NADP-dependent oxidoreductase: MAKAFGFVDYGGPEKQEFLDRPVLEPGPGQLAVAVRAAGVNPVDWKVRRGLLGRERPLPFVMGSEASGVVERIGPGVTGFTPGDEVFGLVAAGAYAEQTLLLAGSSALKPAKVGFDAAATLPVAAATADDAVRDIGLGAGRTLLILGVSGGVGSAAAQIARSRGIRVVGTAGDSNRAHVESLGAVQVRYGEGVADRIRAVAPDGVDGILDLVGGADARAAAVTLADRSRLVTTTDPATAQELGGRYITRSTTPGTLVALAELVAAGELDPHISARYPLAHAAEALALVESGHARGKLVLDVG, encoded by the coding sequence ATGGCCAAGGCGTTCGGATTCGTCGACTACGGCGGCCCGGAGAAGCAGGAGTTCCTGGACCGGCCCGTACTGGAGCCCGGACCGGGGCAGCTGGCGGTCGCCGTCCGGGCGGCCGGGGTGAACCCGGTGGACTGGAAGGTCCGCCGGGGCCTGCTCGGCCGGGAACGCCCACTGCCCTTCGTGATGGGGTCGGAGGCGTCCGGGGTGGTGGAGCGGATCGGTCCCGGCGTCACCGGGTTCACCCCCGGCGACGAGGTGTTCGGACTGGTCGCGGCGGGCGCCTACGCCGAACAGACGCTGCTGCTGGCCGGGTCGAGCGCGCTGAAGCCGGCGAAGGTCGGCTTCGACGCGGCCGCCACCCTGCCGGTCGCGGCCGCGACCGCCGACGACGCCGTCCGCGACATCGGTCTGGGCGCCGGGCGGACCCTGCTGATCCTCGGTGTCTCCGGCGGCGTCGGCAGCGCCGCCGCGCAGATCGCCCGCAGCCGGGGGATCCGCGTCGTCGGCACGGCCGGTGACTCCAACCGTGCCCATGTCGAGTCACTGGGCGCGGTGCAGGTCCGGTACGGCGAGGGCGTCGCGGACCGGATCCGCGCGGTCGCGCCGGACGGCGTCGACGGCATCCTCGACCTGGTCGGCGGGGCGGACGCCCGGGCCGCCGCGGTGACCCTGGCCGACCGGTCCCGGCTGGTGACCACCACCGACCCGGCCACCGCCCAGGAGCTGGGCGGCCGTTACATCACCCGGTCCACCACCCCCGGAACCCTGGTCGCCCTGGCCGAACTCGTGGCCGCCGGGGAACTGGACCCGCACATCTCCGCCCGCTACCCGCTGGCGCACGCCGCCGAGGCCCTGGCACTCGTCGAATCGGGGCACGCGCGCGGCAAGCTGGTCCTCGACGTGGGCTGA
- a CDS encoding AraC family transcriptional regulator encodes MLDRLNQAMEYIEEHLDGTVDAGELARIATTSEYHFRRLFSALAGMPLSEYLRRRRLTLAGAEVLAGERTLLDVAVRYGYGSGEAFARAFRAMHGVGPGEARRSGTVLVSQPRMSFRLVVEGSSSMEYRIVEKPAFRIVGRRARVPLVHEGVNPAIAEFVRGLGPGEVERITALSGQEPRGILAVTEFFSDSREQGVPLDYYHAVAAGPDAEVPDGLDVREVPPGTWAVFRAVGPFPRALQEMWRDVFTQWFPSNPYEFRPGPEILRVAALVEAAEAEAELWIPVVRSGG; translated from the coding sequence ATGCTGGACCGGCTGAACCAGGCCATGGAGTACATCGAGGAGCACCTCGACGGGACGGTCGACGCGGGCGAGCTCGCGCGGATCGCGACCACCTCGGAGTACCACTTCCGGCGGCTGTTCTCGGCCCTGGCCGGCATGCCGCTGTCGGAGTACCTCCGGCGCCGGCGGCTGACCCTCGCGGGGGCCGAAGTGCTGGCCGGGGAGCGGACCCTGCTCGATGTCGCGGTCCGCTACGGCTACGGCTCGGGCGAGGCGTTCGCCCGGGCGTTCCGGGCGATGCACGGCGTCGGCCCGGGCGAGGCCCGGCGGAGCGGCACGGTGCTCGTCTCCCAGCCCCGGATGTCCTTCCGGCTCGTCGTCGAAGGGAGCAGCAGCATGGAGTACCGGATCGTCGAGAAGCCGGCGTTCAGGATCGTCGGGCGCCGGGCCAGGGTGCCGTTGGTGCACGAGGGGGTCAACCCGGCCATCGCGGAGTTCGTCCGGGGGCTCGGGCCGGGCGAGGTGGAGCGGATCACGGCCCTCTCGGGGCAGGAGCCGCGCGGGATCCTCGCGGTCACCGAGTTCTTCTCGGACAGCCGGGAGCAGGGCGTGCCGCTCGACTACTACCACGCGGTGGCGGCCGGGCCGGACGCCGAGGTCCCGGACGGCCTCGACGTGCGGGAGGTCCCGCCCGGCACCTGGGCGGTGTTCCGTGCGGTCGGGCCGTTCCCGCGGGCGCTCCAGGAGATGTGGCGGGACGTCTTCACCCAGTGGTTCCCGTCCAACCCGTACGAGTTCCGGCCGGGCCCGGAGATCCTGAGGGTCGCCGCCCTCGTGGAGGCGGCGGAGGCGGAGGCCGAGCTCTGGATCCCGGTGGTGCGGTCCGGCGGCTGA
- the lnt gene encoding apolipoprotein N-acyltransferase, producing the protein MPRPPLLTGPAGPPGPAAPAAAVARPGRTLARYRPRLAALAAGALPVLAFPAPGVAALAWVALVPGLLLMRAAPGAREAAVRGWWFGAGFILTGMSWLTRSIGPGLPLLAVVFGALQAGVGVAAWRLLRPPLTVGRALLAPVVVAAVWLTTEYARSWHALGGPWALLGATQWQHPAVLALASAGGIWLVSAAVVAVNTAVAVALTAVDPRPRAVAAVFAAAVLAAGPLLFALRPAPPAAPAAGGAGPAEVRIALVQPGIVDEPGARFEASARATAALVGRPPVDLVVWGESSTTADLDRDPATLARLRALSAATGAELLAGEDARKSDGRISKDAVLVSPDGVVDRYRKIRLVPFGEYIPLRPVLGWVAGVSRAAGENRAPGTGQHLLPAVDRSGRPLPVGTLICFESAFPDMARTAARAGARVLVYQSSTSTFQRSWAPEQHVSLAAIRAAETGRPVVQASLTGVSAAFDAQGRELARLGTDGTGALVVRLPLTAPDAATWYDRVGDVVPLTAVLVTAGAAAVAAAGRRRERRGAGPAQG; encoded by the coding sequence ATGCCGCGCCCTCCCCTGCTCACCGGCCCCGCCGGTCCCCCCGGCCCCGCCGCCCCTGCGGCCGCCGTCGCCCGCCCCGGCCGGACGCTCGCCCGGTACCGGCCCCGGCTGGCGGCACTGGCCGCCGGGGCGCTGCCCGTGCTCGCCTTCCCGGCCCCCGGGGTGGCGGCGCTGGCCTGGGTCGCGCTGGTCCCCGGCCTGCTGCTGATGCGGGCGGCCCCGGGCGCCCGTGAGGCGGCGGTGCGCGGCTGGTGGTTCGGCGCCGGGTTCATCCTGACCGGGATGTCCTGGCTGACCCGCTCCATCGGCCCCGGACTGCCGCTGCTCGCGGTGGTGTTCGGGGCGCTCCAGGCCGGGGTGGGCGTCGCGGCGTGGCGGCTGCTGCGGCCGCCGCTGACGGTCGGGCGGGCACTGCTCGCGCCGGTGGTGGTCGCGGCGGTCTGGCTGACCACCGAGTACGCGCGCTCCTGGCACGCGCTGGGCGGTCCGTGGGCGCTGCTCGGTGCCACCCAGTGGCAGCACCCCGCCGTCCTGGCACTGGCCTCGGCGGGTGGGATCTGGCTGGTCAGCGCCGCGGTGGTGGCGGTCAACACCGCCGTGGCGGTGGCGCTCACCGCCGTCGACCCGCGGCCCAGGGCGGTGGCGGCGGTGTTCGCGGCGGCGGTGCTGGCGGCCGGGCCGCTGCTGTTCGCGCTCCGCCCGGCGCCGCCGGCCGCGCCCGCGGCGGGCGGTGCCGGGCCGGCCGAGGTGCGGATCGCCCTGGTGCAGCCGGGGATCGTGGACGAGCCGGGCGCCCGCTTCGAGGCGAGTGCCCGGGCCACCGCCGCGCTGGTCGGGCGGCCCCCGGTGGACCTGGTGGTGTGGGGCGAGTCCAGCACCACCGCCGACCTCGACCGCGATCCGGCGACGCTGGCCCGGCTGCGCGCGCTGTCCGCCGCCACCGGGGCCGAGCTGCTGGCCGGCGAGGACGCCCGGAAGTCGGACGGGCGGATCTCCAAGGACGCCGTCCTGGTGTCCCCGGACGGCGTGGTCGACCGCTACCGGAAGATCCGGCTGGTGCCGTTCGGCGAGTACATCCCGCTGCGGCCGGTGCTCGGCTGGGTGGCCGGGGTCAGCCGGGCGGCGGGCGAGAACCGGGCCCCCGGCACCGGCCAGCACCTGTTGCCGGCCGTGGACCGGTCCGGCCGCCCGCTGCCGGTGGGCACCCTGATCTGCTTCGAGTCGGCGTTCCCCGACATGGCGCGGACGGCCGCCCGGGCGGGGGCCAGGGTCCTCGTCTACCAGTCGTCGACCTCGACCTTCCAGCGCAGTTGGGCGCCCGAACAACACGTCTCGCTGGCCGCGATCCGGGCCGCCGAGACCGGTCGGCCGGTCGTCCAGGCCTCGCTCACAGGGGTGTCGGCGGCCTTCGACGCGCAGGGCCGCGAGTTGGCGCGGCTGGGCACCGACGGCACGGGCGCGCTGGTGGTGCGGCTGCCGCTGACGGCGCCGGACGCGGCCACCTGGTACGACCGGGTGGGCGACGTCGTCCCGCTGACGGCCGTGCTGGTCACGGCGGGGGCGGCCGCGGTCGCGGCGGCCGGGCGGCGGCGGGAACGGCGCGGGGCCGGTCCGGCCCAGGGGTGA
- the ribA gene encoding GTP cyclohydrolase II, with amino-acid sequence MPQVQLPQQQNNSPQGARPVDGARVRSRVRIPLTFADGYRAEAEVFTFHGLTDGAEHLALALGTVPEGGTPLVRLHSECLTGDVFGSDRCDCGPQLREAVERISDAGGYLLYLRQEGRGIGLYNKLDAYALQDSGLDTYDANTALGLPEDGRDYTAAAQMLDALGVDGIELLSNNPDKDAQLAALGVTVERRVPTGVHLSESNVRYLRAKVERTGHSIELSRLVG; translated from the coding sequence ATGCCGCAGGTGCAGCTGCCCCAGCAGCAGAACAATTCCCCGCAGGGCGCGCGCCCCGTCGACGGTGCCCGGGTCCGGTCCCGGGTGCGGATTCCGCTGACCTTCGCGGACGGGTACCGGGCCGAGGCCGAGGTGTTCACCTTCCACGGACTGACGGACGGGGCCGAGCACCTCGCGCTGGCCCTCGGCACCGTGCCGGAGGGCGGCACACCGCTCGTCCGGCTGCACTCGGAGTGCCTGACCGGGGACGTGTTCGGCTCCGACCGCTGCGACTGCGGGCCGCAGCTGCGCGAGGCGGTCGAGCGGATCTCCGACGCGGGCGGCTACCTGCTGTACCTGCGGCAGGAGGGGCGCGGTATCGGGCTCTACAACAAGCTCGACGCCTACGCGCTCCAGGACTCCGGACTCGACACGTACGACGCCAACACGGCGCTCGGCCTGCCGGAGGACGGGCGCGACTACACGGCGGCCGCGCAGATGCTCGACGCGCTCGGGGTGGACGGGATCGAGCTGCTGAGCAACAACCCCGACAAGGACGCCCAGTTGGCCGCCCTGGGTGTCACGGTCGAGCGCCGGGTGCCGACGGGTGTGCACCTGTCCGAGAGCAACGTCCGGTACCTGCGGGCGAAGGTGGAGCGGACGGGGCACTCGATCGAGCTGTCCCGGCTGGTGGGCTGA